The Daucus carota subsp. sativus chromosome 2, DH1 v3.0, whole genome shotgun sequence genome includes a window with the following:
- the LOC108203512 gene encoding uncharacterized protein LOC108203512 — protein MCVTIITCLLLNYWKYVLYRSLNLRGTINWLDVYVATREGIPAAQEVAKNYRTLVAERYPEGTQPPHIDQELWERASIVKKNYVKGQGQRRRPSIFGSTCSTQSSQSQSHPLVHTPADCVRAICQDRALLRVLGGHLGLMDPDELARAVAEAAASQQSDGQQGDHDDQDADDYDEDADIGGS, from the exons ATGTGTGTAACCATCATCACATGTTTACTTCTCAATTATTGGAAATATGTTTTGTACAGGAGTCTCAATCTCAGGGGTACTATCAACTGGTTGGATGTGTACGTGGCTACTCGTGAAGGCATACCAGCTGCTCAGGAAGTAGCG AAAAATTATCGCACTTTAGTTGCTGAGCGCTATCCTGAGGGCACTCAGCCCCCGCATATTGATCAGGAGCTTTGGGAGAGGGCCTCTATTGTGAAGAAGAACTATGTCAAGGGTCAGGGACAACGAAGACGCCCATCTATCTTTGGCTCAACCTGTAGCACACAGTCTTCACAGTCACAGAGTCATCCACTTGTTCATACTCCTGCTGACTGTGTTCGAGCTATATGTCAGGATCGAGCGCTTCTTCGTGTATTAGGAGGACATCTTGGGCTTATGGATCCTGATGAGTTAGCTCGTGCTGTGGCTGAGGCTGCAGCATCGCAGCAAAGTGATGGTCAACag GGTGATCATGATGATCAGGATGCTGATGATTATGATGAGGATGCTGATATTGGAGGATCTTAG